agtttacTATGGCAACGTCAGATAATTTCTCAAAAAGTGGATTTGTAGCAAAGGCTTCCAAAATTTATCTACGATTTTTACTATGTAGAAGGAATTAagtgctttccttcttcttctccttaATGACTGAATGTGCCAAGGAGAAATTCTGTCATtaattttgcagttttaaaCAATCAGAATGGTTGGAGTGTCTTGTATGAGACTTAAGCACTAAAGGCTTTCTAATGTAGTcaataaatgttatttaaaatggTTGCCAGCTATAGAGCCAGCTTTCCAATCAGCTTACAAATTTGAAGATGGGGATAGATAACGCACACTTTGCTAAAAATGAAACGTTATGTGGTTTAGGTACAGAAAACTGCAAATGTTTGTTAACTGGAAAATAGTTTCAGGGTTTTTGTATAATTTACATAGACTTCTGTGGGGGGAAAATCCATCATTTAAAACTGGGGCTCTTAAACCTTCTGGAAGGCAGGCTTTATTGTATAATGTGGTTATATTTTAGCCAAATGCTTTTGCAAGGAAGTACAGGGAACGCATGGGGAAAGTATGCAGTAAGAATAATAATTTGCTTAAAGTGTGAGAGGAAATTAGCAGAAGATaatcttgtgttttgttttatcttagAAGAAATGTAGAAGATTTCACTGGACCTAGAGAAAGAAGTGATCTGGCGTTTGTCACGTTTGACATTACTGCAGATATccttaatgggaaaaaaaatggtttgaaaACACTTGAAATAAGATcttgacttttatttttgttaactTATAATCTCGATACTTGGGACctgagaaaaagacagaaatttgTCTTAAAATCTAAGtttaaagcagtaaaaaaatggtattttgcaTATTTAGGGCATGAAAATAGAACCTGGAGTAGTTGCTCTGTAAATGGCACTGGGTGAgctgcttcctttgctttttttatgcCTGCTCTTAAAATAAAGCTCTGTAGAGAAGTGCAGCACAGCTAATCTAAGAGAAGTGCATTTTAATGCCAGGACAGTGTTAGTGTTAAGTGAAGATGGTATTTGTGTTTTGAGGTGTGAACTAGTTGCAGTGTTTATATAATGCAGTGTTTAGACTGTCATAATAAATCTAGGAACTCTAATATAACTTTGAAGCTTTTCTGAGGTGAGATTTTTGAAATTCCAGCTGCATAATAGTTATATAAAAGTATCTGtcctcctttaaaaagaaatggtgtTTGTTTACTTTCTTAGATGCTAAACTATCAAATCTCTAACACTTAGTACCATTCAATTCATTGGTAAGCATACACGGTACTGCAAAAtctactgtatttatttttgcccTCTTATTGCTGATAActttattcagctttttttgtgtgtttctctttttgtgtGTCATTCCTTTTagtctgtttttcagttttttttttattgagaaGGGGAGTGAGTTGTGGGTATTGTTAGTTTTGTCGATGAAAGGAAATCATTCCTAGGATTAAGATACAAAAATCCtatttttcagaggaaatcAGTACCAAATATAAGGTAGCATGTTTTAGGTGAAATGATTACACAAagctttgctttgcagctggGCTGAAATTCCTGTAATTTTTCCCTGTTAGCTGTTTTTTGTCACTGTGATAGACAAGGCACAGACTTCCTCTGTGCTTCAGAGGAGATTGATACATTGAGTAAGCAAATCAAATACGGTTCTTGAGTGGATTTAAAAGCTGGATGAACCAGTGAACTGAATTTTTGCCTGTGTTTCTTGATGGTAGTGAGAAAGTTTTATCAatcaactgaaaacagaagtagTAAGCTCCTGAGACTATTTTGTATCTCCGAAATGCTCGTATTTATTCAAACCAGAAActaaaatgcttctgaaattgATTAATTGAATTCTATATGGGGAGGTGGCAGGACAGGACCTCTGTAGATGTTCTCATACAATATCTGCAGTACGTGGGTGTTTAAAAACTTCATGTTCTGTTAAGGTTTTTTCATACTAGTAGTAGGTTTAAATGTGCTTAAGAAAATTTTGGCTTAATCTTTGATGCTTGCCATAAACAAATCTCGCAATATGTAGAGTTGTAAAATATAACTttctgatagatttttttttttaatataaaatctgTAAAAAGATATGGCTCAACTAATGGATGTGATTTGCTAGTcccaatgaaaattaaatacattgaCTGTTAGAAGATAACTCCCCTCACCTTCGCCTAGATTCAAAAACTCTTGTCTGTACTTAATGGCTGGCTTTAGGGATTATTTTGcaagtctcttttttttgttgggaTTTCTTAACTTGCTGTTTTGAGTTAGCTGGAGCTGCTTTACCTGAATATTTTAGTCACCTATTCTTATAATAGCAGCTGTGATTAtttaattctttccttcctttgcttttgaaCTTAAGTCTTCAGAATCTGATTCAGACTTGGGATGAGTGGGACAAGATAGATTCTCCAACCAGCATCAAAATCTGTTCTATTTCGTTTATGTTCCAAGATAGAGAAGAATAGAACAAAAAGGATGACATTCTTGCAGGCCAGAGGAGTAGAACAtcatctttattattattaaagagGTATCTTCTTAGCAATCACAGTGCATTTCATTGCTAAATGAACagcagacatttaaaaaatcacCTTTATTATACTGATTGTCTCAAATGGCAGTTATCAGTATTTTACCATTGATGAGAAATTTTGGGCAGAGATCTGTAAGTTGAATAAGCTAATGTTCTTTGTAGAAAGTAGATAATTATATTTGATAATTTCAGGTGTCCCTTCCAGTGTGATAGACTTCTAGTCTACTGACTTTTCTAATGCAGATATTATAGGTTCTTTGAGCTCTCTGCACTCTGTAAGTTTTGTATTACatattatttctattatatCTTCATCCTCATTTGGATGCTAGCGTTCCTTGATAGTATAAATGATAGTTTTAAAGAGTTGCTGAAAAATTGTCTTGCTTTACGTTTAAGATTTTCTAACAAATCAACTAGCAATGGATCAAAGTTACTGACTTGTAATGTCAAATATAGAACTCCTAAATCATTACATGAAAtagctattcatttttttaatctgatttaTGAAATCTGTGCCTTGAAAGTGATTGAAGAATCTGCTGGAAGTCTTGGAAAAGCTCTGATTTGTAAATAAGGTATATTGAAATGTAAGAACTTGCTGTAATCATCGTGGTCTGGACAGAtctagtgaaaataaaaagctcacAATATGATAACCTTTTCCTTAATGTGCATACATCTGCAGAGTATATTTGACTGGAATGTTAAACAATTGTTTCTATATCTGTCTGCAGAATACTCAACGAAAAACAATGTAagtagaaaagagaaagttgAAGTAATTACCTATTTTGTACTGCATTGATTTTTAACACTTTGAAATTCTGCTGGGAAGAGTTAAGGTGCTGGGGTTTCCTACTGGCTTGAACCACTTTCACTGgcttttaatgtttattttcatgacaGTTTTAACTGTATGGTGGGAAGTCTTTGAACTCGATATGTGCCTTgtagacagaaagaaaagtaatgtGTACCTTAgaattgaattattttcatctgtttgtgCTGTCTCATGTACTTTCCCCCAACTTTTTCCAGTTGACTGTTGTTACAGGTGGGTGTAGTGGCCTTTGGTTTGGCCAGGTGTCGTGGATTTTCTGTTCGTTAGTTGCTGATGTCAGCAAGGATATagtgaaggctttttttttttgctatgaaaaactttctagattttttttaaaagttattttacaAATGCTATTGATACTACATTTGCATAAGAACAGTTTTTTAGATTTCTTTATTAGAGACTGGAAATTCATTGTCTTGTTTCATCTTATAGTTTTGTTTATACATCTATCTCCAGTTCTCGCTTTAGCCAACTACTCTGGACAAATTGTGCTGTATCATACTGTATGAGACTTTAACTGCATGCCTTTCTTACTACATCTCTACTTCGATCAGTATACAGTTACTTAAGATTTTGGGATCCATCGTTTTGATGTGCTCATACAACTCTTGGAATTATGCTTGCAATTGAAGTAGAgatgttttttcccccattgaagttggaaaaaaaaattaaatacctGGGCAATGCAGCTCaatttgtcttttgtttgaaagaaagTCTGAATTCTTCTCTTAAAAACTAACTTTTGCAATTGCAAAGGAACACCTAtcatattttttgtctttgaaatcaTCTGACTTGTTAAAATCATGTTTGTGGTGTTGCACTGAGCTGTTCTGTTGTTCCATATATCGTGCCACACTTCAGTGTATAGTAGCATCAGTTTTCTTGGTGTACagcattatttttgttaaattgctTATGTGTGTGTTACAAACACATACTTCAGATTTTTAGTGGATATGCTTTGTAATTTCAGAGACTAGACATGCTCTGAGACACAATCTTGCTAATTTAATTGTAATTGTATTTTTAGGCTTTGAACCAAGTGGTCCTTTGGGACAAGATCATTTTGAGAGGAGATAATC
Above is a window of Meleagris gallopavo isolate NT-WF06-2002-E0010 breed Aviagen turkey brand Nicholas breeding stock chromosome 4, Turkey_5.1, whole genome shotgun sequence DNA encoding:
- the SPCS3 gene encoding signal peptidase complex subunit 3, with the protein product SCVLFYLRRNVEDFTGPRERSDLAFVTFDITADLQSIFDWNVKQLFLYLSAEYSTKNNALNQVVLWDKIILRGDNPRLFLKDMKSKYFFFDDGNGLKGNRNVTLTLSWNVVPNAGLLPLVTGSGHMSVPFPDTYETTKSY